One Faecalicatena sp. Marseille-Q4148 DNA window includes the following coding sequences:
- a CDS encoding very short patch repair endonuclease translates to MPTKEPRFHGEVTEKSHKNMSKIRGKDTSIEVVLRKALWHRGFRYRKNYKELPERPDIVLTKYRIAIFCDSEFFHGKDWEILKPRLEKGKNPDYWVKKIERNIQRDEEKDQQLNFMGWTVIHFWGKDILKDTEQCVRMIEETIFDQKLEEVDDEEEM, encoded by the coding sequence ATGCCGACGAAAGAACCACGTTTTCATGGTGAAGTTACAGAAAAAAGCCATAAGAATATGAGTAAGATACGTGGAAAAGATACAAGTATAGAGGTTGTGCTGAGAAAAGCACTATGGCATAGAGGATTTCGTTATCGGAAAAATTATAAGGAATTACCAGAAAGGCCGGATATTGTGCTGACGAAGTATCGTATTGCAATTTTTTGTGATAGTGAGTTTTTTCATGGAAAAGATTGGGAAATACTGAAGCCAAGATTAGAAAAAGGGAAAAATCCAGATTATTGGGTTAAAAAAATAGAGCGGAATATCCAAAGAGATGAAGAGAAGGATCAGCAATTAAATTTTATGGGGTGGACCGTGATACATTTCTGGGGAAAAGATATTCTGAAAGATACAGAACAGTGCGTTAGAATGATAGAAGAGACAATATTTGACCAGAAATTGGAAGAAGTAGACGATGAAGAGGAAATGTAA
- a CDS encoding TnpV protein, whose product MKKQIYDEKNGLSYTLHGDYYLPDLEINEEKPTYGKYGIMRKQFLKEHRSARYQYLVLTGKLTEHLNQVDKEVREEVEILMEQMAEQWGVTEGLKMQDQMEWVRRMNNIKNVAEEMVLLEMFYV is encoded by the coding sequence ATGAAGAAACAAATTTATGATGAAAAGAACGGACTGAGCTACACATTGCATGGAGATTATTATCTGCCGGATTTGGAAATCAATGAAGAAAAACCTACATATGGAAAATATGGAATAATGCGAAAGCAGTTTCTGAAGGAACACAGGAGTGCCAGGTATCAGTATCTGGTATTGACTGGTAAACTGACGGAACATCTGAATCAGGTTGATAAGGAAGTGAGAGAAGAAGTTGAGATACTGATGGAACAGATGGCTGAACAGTGGGGTGTGACGGAGGGATTGAAGATGCAGGATCAGATGGAATGGGTGAGGAGGATGAATAACATCAAGAATGTTGCGGAAGAAATGGTGTTATTGGAAATGTTTTATGTATAA
- a CDS encoding plasmid recombination protein, giving the protein MCHIWHSNREEVRKFMMKRTISGMIGVGSLAHNRRDFVAENVDPDRVQLNICYQNENLKEVYKELFDDAVERYNVGKRKDRQIANYYEKIRQGKQEKLFHEVIFLFQIGNREDMAVGTSEGNLAVKVLDKYVKDFQKRNPTLRVFSCYLHQNEATPHLHIDFVPYVTNWKGKGMDTRVSLKQALKSLGFQGGNKHDTELNQWINHEKEVLAEIAKQHGIEWEQKGTHEEHLDVYNFKKKERKKEVQKLEQEKENLTAENEGLTSQIGEARADIKLLEEEKIQFQKDKETAEKRAEKAETELKKLEDRRAFLQPVMDNVSKEIKEYGMIKTFLPEATALERAVTYRDKKIKPLFIEMKNKIGAMAAQVKELTRERDSWKSKFQKKKQEHENTKKELAEVQKDYQKLSGEKEILQGLADRYNRLLRILGKDMVERLVQDDIRMQAELEAKKQKEQMPKKISDRIPWAKERSEEHNAQIKKNKTKYRGMEL; this is encoded by the coding sequence ATGTGCCATATCTGGCACTCAAACAGAGAAGAGGTGAGAAAGTTTATGATGAAACGAACAATCAGTGGCATGATCGGAGTCGGTTCATTGGCTCATAACAGACGGGATTTTGTAGCAGAAAATGTAGACCCGGACAGAGTACAACTGAATATTTGTTACCAGAATGAAAATCTGAAAGAAGTTTATAAAGAACTGTTTGATGATGCTGTGGAGAGATACAATGTTGGAAAAAGAAAAGACCGGCAGATCGCAAATTATTATGAAAAAATCCGACAGGGCAAACAGGAGAAGCTGTTCCATGAAGTGATATTCCTATTCCAGATTGGTAATCGTGAGGATATGGCAGTGGGAACGTCAGAAGGAAATCTGGCTGTAAAGGTACTGGACAAATATGTGAAAGACTTCCAGAAACGGAATCCGACACTTCGGGTATTTAGCTGCTATCTGCATCAGAACGAAGCTACTCCGCATCTGCATATTGACTTTGTTCCTTATGTGACCAACTGGAAGGGAAAAGGAATGGATACCAGAGTTTCACTGAAACAGGCATTGAAAAGTCTTGGATTTCAAGGTGGAAATAAGCATGATACAGAACTGAATCAGTGGATAAATCATGAAAAAGAAGTGCTGGCGGAAATCGCAAAGCAGCATGGAATTGAATGGGAACAGAAAGGCACACATGAAGAGCATCTGGATGTTTACAATTTCAAGAAAAAAGAACGTAAAAAGGAAGTGCAGAAACTGGAACAGGAAAAAGAAAATCTGACAGCGGAGAATGAAGGATTGACTTCTCAGATTGGAGAAGCAAGGGCAGATATTAAGCTACTGGAAGAAGAAAAAATTCAGTTCCAGAAAGATAAAGAGACAGCAGAAAAACGTGCGGAGAAAGCAGAAACGGAATTGAAAAAACTGGAGGACAGAAGAGCATTCCTGCAACCAGTGATGGATAATGTCAGTAAGGAAATAAAAGAATATGGAATGATCAAAACATTTTTGCCGGAAGCTACAGCATTGGAACGTGCGGTAACTTACCGGGATAAGAAAATAAAACCATTGTTCATCGAAATGAAAAATAAGATTGGTGCGATGGCTGCTCAGGTGAAAGAACTCACAAGAGAAAGAGATAGTTGGAAAAGTAAGTTTCAGAAGAAAAAGCAAGAGCATGAGAACACAAAAAAGGAACTGGCAGAAGTTCAGAAAGATTATCAGAAATTGTCCGGTGAGAAAGAAATACTGCAGGGACTCGCAGACAGATATAACCGACTTTTACGCATACTTGGAAAAGATATGGTAGAACGACTGGTGCAGGACGATATCCGAATGCAGGCGGAACTTGAAGCGAAAAAACAGAAAGAGCAAATGCCGAAAAAAATAAGTGATCGCATACCGTGGGCGAAAGAACGAAGTGAAGAACACAATGCACAAATTAAGAAGAATAAAACAAAGTACAGAGGAATGGAGTTGTAA
- a CDS encoding ParB/RepB/Spo0J family partition protein, with protein sequence MLMADDKTTKTPEQPVTDSGPGKETPPTPPKEPEKVSVSPEPEKKTEPEVKNPQVSVYNFAEIMKEKKAEARAAAPGGEKPDPAKAEKPEKQPEAPKKAEEKPKEPEQPKRRGRPPKADKDKAAAPKPKAPAQKPEKAVKKEPEKKGTPTVQAASAPKEPEKPKDAPRRGKEQIVYIKLNELHAFKNHPFEVRDDEEMRAMVSSVKDKGVTQPAIVRPREDGGYEIVSGHRRQKASELAGYADMPCIVRNLTDDEAITQMVEDNLNQREEILPSERAKALKMQLEAIKHQGSRTSGQIDPKDAGKRSNEIVAERNKMAVKQVQRYIRLNELVPDLMKLMDEKKLGFTTAVELSYIGKKNQNYIAVAIDSQQSSPSQAQAKRMRELDEKKLLNGDVIDGIMMEDKKEVDKVILTGAELSKYFGKETTPREMKDQIIKLLDDWKGQQKEHEKPEKKNEQEK encoded by the coding sequence ATGCTTATGGCAGATGATAAAACCACAAAAACGCCGGAACAGCCGGTAACGGATAGCGGGCCGGGCAAGGAAACACCGCCCACTCCCCCAAAAGAGCCGGAGAAGGTTTCCGTTTCCCCGGAGCCGGAAAAAAAGACGGAACCAGAGGTAAAGAACCCACAGGTTTCTGTCTATAACTTCGCTGAAATTATGAAGGAAAAGAAAGCCGAGGCACGGGCGGCAGCTCCCGGCGGGGAAAAGCCTGACCCAGCAAAAGCGGAGAAACCGGAAAAGCAGCCGGAGGCTCCGAAAAAAGCGGAGGAAAAACCCAAAGAGCCGGAACAGCCGAAGCGCCGGGGCCGTCCCCCGAAAGCAGATAAGGACAAGGCCGCAGCCCCAAAGCCTAAAGCCCCCGCACAGAAACCGGAAAAGGCGGTCAAAAAGGAACCGGAGAAAAAAGGAACTCCAACGGTACAGGCCGCTTCCGCTCCGAAGGAACCCGAGAAGCCGAAGGATGCACCACGCCGGGGCAAGGAGCAGATCGTCTATATCAAGCTGAACGAGCTCCACGCCTTCAAGAACCATCCCTTTGAAGTCCGGGACGATGAAGAAATGCGGGCTATGGTGTCCAGCGTCAAGGACAAGGGCGTTACCCAGCCTGCTATCGTCCGTCCCCGTGAGGATGGCGGCTATGAGATCGTGTCCGGCCACCGCCGCCAGAAGGCCAGCGAGCTTGCCGGATATGCGGATATGCCCTGTATTGTTCGCAATCTGACGGACGATGAAGCCATCACGCAGATGGTCGAGGACAATCTCAACCAGCGTGAAGAAATCCTCCCCAGTGAGCGGGCCAAAGCCTTGAAAATGCAGCTTGAGGCCATCAAGCATCAGGGCTCCCGCACTTCGGGCCAGATTGACCCGAAGGACGCAGGAAAACGCTCCAACGAAATTGTAGCCGAGCGCAATAAGATGGCGGTCAAGCAGGTGCAGCGGTATATCCGGCTCAATGAGCTGGTTCCCGACCTGATGAAGCTGATGGATGAAAAAAAGCTGGGCTTTACTACGGCGGTGGAGCTTTCCTATATCGGCAAGAAGAACCAGAACTATATCGCCGTCGCCATTGACAGCCAGCAGTCCTCGCCTTCACAGGCACAGGCAAAGCGTATGCGGGAGCTGGACGAAAAGAAGCTGCTCAACGGGGATGTGATTGACGGCATTATGATGGAGGACAAAAAGGAGGTAGACAAAGTGATTTTGACAGGTGCGGAACTGAGCAAGTATTTCGGCAAGGAAACTACGCCGAGGGAAATGAAGGATCAGATCATCAAGCTGCTGGACGACTGGAAGGGACAGCAGAAGGAACACGAAAAGCCGGAGAAGAAAAACGAACAGGAAAAGTAA
- a CDS encoding DNA cytosine methyltransferase — protein MPDIKLGSLFDGIGVFPLAASRCGIRPVWASEIEKAPISITKRHFPDMVHLGDITKVDGGKIPPVHIITFGSPCQNLSLIGNRSGLAGAKSSLFYQAFRIIQEMRDATDNLYPAIAVWENVMGAFSTNDRMDFRAVLSAFSDTEVPMPPSGRWGNAGMVRGGTPDVCWRLMDAQYWAGSRRLARRQRIFVVADFGGRRAADILFKPRPMLPLPPPCGEGGRAAAEGDRTASFETGRQIPVIHPFQCFRMRGAAKRQEETAFRNSFGLPTDPFPTLLASDVTPFAFWYEGDPKGGCIRFLTETESERLMGLPEGWTKYGADGVEIRPLQRYKALGNAIALPCADYIMAGIYEVLADRAGKEE, from the coding sequence ATGCCGGACATTAAGCTGGGAAGCCTTTTCGACGGGATCGGCGTGTTCCCTCTGGCTGCTTCCCGGTGTGGTATCCGTCCGGTATGGGCCAGCGAGATTGAAAAAGCGCCCATCTCCATAACCAAAAGGCACTTTCCCGACATGGTGCATTTGGGGGATATTACGAAGGTGGACGGCGGGAAAATCCCACCTGTCCATATAATTACCTTCGGTTCCCCCTGTCAGAACCTTTCTCTGATTGGCAACCGCTCCGGCCTTGCCGGGGCAAAATCAAGCCTGTTCTATCAGGCGTTTCGTATCATACAGGAAATGAGGGATGCTACTGATAACCTATATCCAGCTATCGCTGTTTGGGAAAACGTCATGGGAGCGTTTTCTACAAATGACCGGATGGACTTTAGAGCCGTCCTATCCGCCTTCTCGGACACCGAAGTTCCAATGCCTCCTTCGGGAAGATGGGGAAACGCCGGAATGGTGCGAGGGGGAACGCCTGATGTGTGCTGGCGGCTCATGGACGCCCAGTATTGGGCAGGCTCCCGAAGGCTGGCACGAAGGCAGCGGATTTTCGTCGTGGCGGATTTTGGAGGCAGACGTGCCGCAGACATACTATTTAAGCCCCGTCCAATGCTCCCACTTCCTCCGCCTTGCGGAGAGGGCGGGCGGGCCGCCGCCGAAGGAGATCGAACAGCTTCTTTTGAAACAGGGCGGCAGATACCAGTCATCCACCCCTTTCAGTGCTTCCGTATGCGGGGAGCGGCAAAAAGGCAGGAAGAAACGGCCTTCCGAAACAGCTTCGGATTACCAACTGACCCTTTTCCCACTCTTTTAGCCAGTGATGTAACGCCCTTTGCCTTCTGGTATGAGGGCGACCCGAAGGGCGGCTGTATCCGTTTTCTGACGGAAACGGAAAGCGAACGGCTGATGGGGCTGCCAGAGGGCTGGACAAAGTACGGGGCGGACGGCGTGGAGATCCGGCCTCTGCAACGCTACAAGGCACTGGGAAACGCGATTGCCCTCCCTTGCGCCGATTACATTATGGCCGGGATTTATGAGGTGCTGGCTGACCGGGCCGGAAAGGAGGAATGA